A genomic window from Bdellovibrio sp. SKB1291214 includes:
- a CDS encoding ATP-grasp domain-containing protein, with protein sequence MNKIAVFFQSEAPPVVDGIKKPFKPGGYSDSGADIAFTLKKQGHEVVVPVPAPHAEADMDWVFPDTLQGFAKAYEAGARIFWLNTVLYVGHPVEKLKYPDVRFVGQLPSDVQTFDDKFATNKFLKQRKLPVASSDMVRLSDWKMIDFSSPKVIKPIRGRGSQGVEIVQDATGMSALVDRWRASGEFGDAVMVEEYLTGQEITITVMPPGSYNIDGKVVQKDLAWALPPVKRFNHQNGIAPYNGVVAVTANSTLLTEQEAATPAVRAAMAACERAGTLIENRALIRIDCRQNRAGEYLLFDLNMKPNMTGSGRPGRDDQDSLSGIAARGIGWDYKDLLEAMLSQSWQGIINSQGYLRK encoded by the coding sequence ATGAACAAAATTGCCGTGTTTTTTCAAAGCGAAGCTCCACCTGTGGTCGATGGAATTAAAAAACCGTTTAAGCCCGGAGGCTATAGTGACAGTGGGGCAGACATTGCCTTCACTCTAAAAAAACAGGGTCATGAGGTTGTGGTGCCAGTGCCTGCGCCTCACGCCGAGGCCGATATGGACTGGGTGTTTCCAGATACTCTGCAAGGTTTCGCCAAGGCCTATGAAGCAGGGGCACGAATTTTTTGGCTGAACACTGTACTGTATGTGGGACATCCCGTTGAAAAATTAAAATATCCTGACGTTCGATTTGTGGGACAGTTGCCATCTGATGTGCAGACGTTCGACGATAAATTTGCGACAAATAAGTTTTTAAAACAGCGCAAACTTCCGGTCGCTTCTTCAGATATGGTGAGGCTCTCCGATTGGAAGATGATTGATTTTAGCTCTCCAAAGGTGATCAAGCCCATTCGTGGGCGTGGCAGTCAGGGTGTCGAAATCGTACAAGACGCAACGGGGATGAGTGCCTTGGTAGATCGCTGGAGAGCCTCGGGTGAATTCGGCGACGCTGTCATGGTCGAAGAATATCTGACGGGCCAAGAGATTACGATCACTGTCATGCCGCCGGGTTCCTACAATATTGACGGCAAGGTTGTGCAAAAGGATCTTGCTTGGGCATTGCCTCCGGTTAAGCGCTTTAATCATCAGAATGGAATCGCACCCTATAATGGTGTTGTTGCCGTCACTGCGAACAGCACTTTGTTAACCGAGCAAGAAGCCGCAACCCCTGCAGTACGAGCCGCTATGGCCGCCTGTGAACGGGCAGGAACGCTGATTGAAAACCGCGCACTGATTCGCATAGATTGTCGTCAGAATCGTGCCGGGGAGTATTTGCTTTTCGATTTAAATATGAAACCCAATATGACGGGGAGTGGACGACCTGGCAGAGATGACCAAGACAGTTTGTCTGGAATCGCCGCCCGTGGCATTGGTTGGGATTACAAAGACTTGTTAGAGGCGATGCTTTCCCAATCCTGGCAGGGAATTATTAATAGCCAAGGATATCTACGTAAGTAA
- a CDS encoding helix-turn-helix domain-containing protein, translating to METLGKRLKRLRSDKDMSAQQVADLAGIPVTTYREWENGRQILGEPYEKLAHALDVTLFELLTGRKPNRADLFIKLEEVEMALGELRSHLGSLLT from the coding sequence ATGGAAACATTAGGCAAGCGCCTTAAAAGACTACGCTCAGATAAAGACATGTCCGCTCAACAAGTCGCAGACCTCGCGGGAATCCCCGTGACCACTTATCGTGAATGGGAAAACGGCCGTCAGATTTTGGGCGAGCCCTATGAAAAACTTGCCCATGCCTTGGACGTCACTTTGTTTGAACTTTTGACAGGCAGAAAACCTAACCGCGCGGATCTTTTCATCAAACTTGAAGAAGTTGAGATGGCCCTTGGGGAACTGCGTTCCCACCTAGGTTCGTTGCTAACGTAA
- a CDS encoding radical SAM/SPASM domain-containing protein: protein MNIEISNICNLQCSFCPPVEREKKMMSLEVFESVVSQVAPLTDQVTLHLMGDPLVHPKLAEFINICATHQVPVFLVTNGVLMNSAREDLLLHPILRQVNFSLHSFHDNYGDKDPTIYLNKIFNYTRRAMAERPDLYLNYRLWNLDAPLGTGEHNRSMLDRVCAEFGFNFNEAIDVRRNKSIRIQDRLYLHFDTEFTWPSVELPLLGTKGTCYGLSSHFGVLADGTLVPCCLDKEGKVPLGNIKDNSVETILGSERASKILKGFKDNKLVENLCQRCQYITRFQ from the coding sequence GTGAATATCGAGATCAGCAACATCTGCAATCTGCAGTGTAGCTTTTGTCCGCCTGTGGAGCGCGAGAAAAAAATGATGAGCCTGGAAGTCTTTGAGAGCGTGGTTTCGCAAGTAGCCCCTCTGACGGACCAGGTGACTTTGCATTTAATGGGCGACCCTTTGGTTCATCCAAAATTGGCAGAGTTCATTAATATCTGCGCGACTCATCAAGTGCCGGTGTTCCTAGTTACCAACGGCGTTTTGATGAACTCCGCACGAGAAGACCTATTGCTTCATCCGATCTTGCGCCAGGTGAATTTCTCTTTGCACAGTTTCCATGACAATTACGGCGACAAAGATCCGACGATTTATTTGAATAAAATCTTTAACTACACTCGCCGTGCAATGGCCGAGCGTCCTGATTTGTATTTGAATTACCGTCTGTGGAACTTAGACGCTCCATTGGGAACGGGTGAGCACAATCGCTCGATGCTGGATCGCGTGTGCGCCGAGTTCGGCTTTAATTTCAACGAAGCGATCGACGTACGCAGAAACAAAAGCATCCGCATTCAAGACCGCTTGTATTTACACTTTGATACAGAGTTCACGTGGCCTTCTGTGGAACTTCCCCTCCTTGGAACCAAGGGCACATGTTATGGATTATCCAGTCACTTTGGCGTTCTTGCAGATGGAACTCTTGTTCCTTGCTGCTTAGACAAAGAAGGCAAGGTTCCACTTGGCAATATTAAAGACAACTCTGTAGAAACTATCTTGGGCTCAGAGCGCGCCTCAAAAATTTTAAAAGGCTTTAAAGACAATAAACTTGTCGAAAACCTCTGCCAACGCTGCCAATACATCACTCGTTTCCAATAG
- the lpdA gene encoding dihydrolipoyl dehydrogenase, whose product MADAQFDLIVIGSGPGGYVGAIRAAQLGLKVAVVEKDKTYGGTCLNVGCIPSKALLESSEHYTAAQHDFAAHGIKVPKVELDLDTMLARKDKVVKQNTEGIAFLFKKNKITGINGFGKILGAGKVEVKSDDGKTEVITTKSILIASGSVPVELPFLKYDEKRILSNTGALIIPKVPKTMIVVGGGVIGLELGSVWQRLGAEVTVIEYTNRLGGPTDQDCMNVLKRNLEKEGMKFLLSTKVTGSNVVGDGVELTYESLTDGKTTTTKAEVVLVATGRKPFTTGLGLEDCGIQKDPQGRVIVDSHYQTSVPGVYAIGDVIAGPMLAHKAEEEGVAVAEMLAGGAGHVNYNTVPGVIYTHPEVATVGITEEQAKEKGVEINVGKFPFLANGRARAKGFTEGFVKIIADKKTDKLLGAHMVGPGVSELIHEVIVCMEFGGSSEDLARSFHAHPTLSEVVREAALAVEKRARQM is encoded by the coding sequence ATGGCAGACGCTCAATTTGATCTTATTGTTATTGGTTCGGGTCCCGGTGGTTATGTCGGCGCCATTCGCGCGGCGCAACTGGGTCTTAAAGTTGCTGTCGTTGAAAAAGACAAAACTTATGGCGGCACTTGCTTAAACGTAGGTTGTATTCCTTCAAAAGCACTTCTTGAAAGTTCCGAGCACTACACAGCGGCTCAACACGACTTTGCTGCTCATGGTATCAAAGTTCCAAAAGTGGAACTTGATCTGGATACAATGCTTGCTCGTAAAGACAAAGTTGTAAAACAAAACACAGAAGGCATCGCTTTCTTGTTTAAGAAAAATAAAATCACAGGAATCAATGGTTTCGGTAAAATTTTAGGCGCTGGCAAAGTCGAAGTAAAATCTGACGACGGCAAAACTGAAGTGATCACGACGAAATCTATTTTGATTGCGTCTGGTTCCGTTCCAGTTGAACTTCCCTTCTTGAAGTACGACGAAAAACGCATCCTCTCTAACACCGGTGCCTTGATCATCCCTAAAGTTCCAAAAACAATGATCGTTGTTGGTGGTGGTGTGATCGGTCTTGAGTTGGGTTCCGTATGGCAACGCCTTGGTGCTGAAGTCACAGTGATCGAGTACACAAACCGATTGGGCGGTCCAACTGACCAAGACTGCATGAATGTACTTAAACGCAACTTGGAAAAAGAAGGTATGAAGTTCCTTCTTTCGACAAAAGTTACCGGTTCCAACGTTGTAGGTGATGGCGTTGAGTTGACTTACGAATCTTTGACAGACGGTAAAACAACAACGACAAAAGCCGAAGTTGTACTAGTTGCAACAGGTCGCAAACCGTTCACGACAGGCTTGGGCCTTGAAGACTGTGGTATCCAAAAAGATCCACAAGGTCGCGTGATCGTGGATAGCCACTATCAAACTTCCGTTCCAGGTGTGTATGCAATCGGTGACGTTATCGCGGGTCCGATGCTTGCTCACAAAGCGGAAGAAGAAGGTGTTGCAGTGGCAGAAATGCTGGCTGGGGGCGCTGGTCACGTAAACTACAACACAGTTCCGGGCGTTATTTATACTCACCCAGAAGTTGCCACAGTGGGCATCACAGAAGAACAAGCCAAAGAAAAAGGCGTTGAAATCAACGTGGGTAAATTCCCGTTCCTAGCGAACGGCCGTGCTCGCGCGAAAGGCTTCACAGAAGGTTTCGTGAAAATCATCGCGGATAAGAAAACAGATAAGCTTTTGGGTGCTCACATGGTGGGTCCTGGCGTTTCTGAGCTTATCCACGAAGTGATCGTCTGTATGGAATTCGGTGGCAGCAGTGAAGATCTTGCACGATCTTTCCACGCCCACCCTACTTTATCTGAAGTTGTACGTGAAGCTGCTCTAGCTGTTGAAAAACGCGCTCGTCAGATGTAA
- a CDS encoding SDR family NAD(P)-dependent oxidoreductase — protein MKKNKLALVTGSTAGIGFAIAQSLTKKGFDVIVNGRSEERVNNAINELIKSGANKASLHGVAADLTTTAGISKVTELFPEVDVLVNNFGIFEPKEFADITDDDWEKMWNGNFMSGARLSRHYFPRMIKKNAGRVIFISSESALQIPTEMIHYGVSKTAQVALARGMAETAAHTNVTVNSVLVGPTKSEGVGTFLKQLAEKDGLTEKQVEESFFKTARPTSIIQRFIRTEEIGNVVAFMASDEASAITGSAMRVEGGLLKTMV, from the coding sequence ATGAAAAAAAATAAATTGGCCTTAGTCACGGGCTCCACTGCTGGTATCGGTTTCGCCATCGCACAAAGTCTTACAAAAAAAGGCTTCGATGTGATCGTCAATGGTCGTTCGGAAGAGCGCGTGAACAATGCTATTAACGAACTTATCAAATCAGGTGCCAATAAAGCCTCTCTTCACGGAGTGGCTGCCGACCTGACTACAACTGCAGGGATTTCAAAAGTCACAGAACTTTTCCCGGAAGTGGATGTCCTGGTAAATAACTTTGGTATTTTTGAACCAAAAGAATTCGCCGATATCACCGACGATGACTGGGAAAAAATGTGGAATGGAAATTTCATGTCGGGAGCGAGATTGTCTCGTCATTACTTCCCACGCATGATCAAAAAGAATGCGGGTCGTGTGATTTTCATCTCGAGTGAATCTGCTCTGCAAATCCCAACAGAGATGATACATTATGGAGTTTCAAAAACAGCCCAAGTCGCCTTGGCTCGCGGCATGGCTGAAACAGCCGCTCACACAAACGTCACTGTGAATTCGGTGCTTGTTGGCCCGACGAAATCTGAAGGTGTTGGAACTTTCCTAAAACAACTGGCTGAAAAAGACGGTTTGACGGAAAAACAAGTAGAAGAAAGCTTCTTTAAAACAGCTCGCCCGACTTCCATTATCCAACGCTTCATCCGCACTGAAGAAATCGGCAATGTCGTAGCTTTCATGGCCTCCGATGAAGCCTCGGCCATCACGGGCTCCGCTATGCGAGTCGAAGGCGGCCTGTTAAAAACGATGGTTTAA
- a CDS encoding DoxX family membrane protein, with protein sequence MNIKHQDLAVSILRIALGINIFLHGAVRFGANYSKFVAWIMDTFKDAPLPTFAVQAFAYALPPLEFTIGLLLIAGVFLLPTIIAGLAVMIVLMAGSCLIQNWEIVGIQMIYILLYSVVLFFLNYNHYSVDVLVRKK encoded by the coding sequence ATGAACATCAAGCATCAAGATTTAGCAGTCTCCATCCTGAGAATCGCCCTGGGAATTAACATATTCCTCCACGGCGCGGTCAGATTCGGTGCGAACTATTCCAAATTTGTCGCATGGATCATGGATACTTTCAAAGACGCCCCCCTCCCGACATTTGCAGTTCAGGCGTTTGCTTACGCCCTTCCTCCCCTAGAATTCACGATTGGTTTGTTGCTGATCGCCGGTGTTTTCTTGCTCCCAACGATTATTGCGGGCCTTGCAGTCATGATCGTGCTGATGGCAGGCAGTTGCTTGATTCAAAATTGGGAGATCGTAGGCATTCAAATGATCTACATTTTACTTTACTCCGTTGTTTTGTTCTTCCTTAATTACAATCACTATTCAGTCGACGTTTTAGTCAGAAAAAAATAG
- a CDS encoding LysR family transcriptional regulator yields MKIQNLEDIVAFLSVADAQGFTQAARKMDIPVSILSKRVARLEDDLGVRLFQRSTRAVSLTEEGKTLIPQARRLLGDIREMEEQFSEGDELKGPIRMTMPWGLTQGPVAKILTDFRKENPGVEVDVHFSDTYERLVESGFDLAIRFSTLEDSSMIARRLGPNYLKMVATAAYLKQNGIPKTVKDLKEHPLLMIGVHRHRKFMKSGLSLNEIANASSVISNNGLFLTDIAKAGGGIAIRSHWDIAEAIRRKDLVEVVINDRLESGNDAYIVTPSNRYMSKRVRALMDTLVKEFPKFLKE; encoded by the coding sequence ATGAAAATTCAGAATCTTGAAGACATTGTGGCCTTTTTATCTGTCGCGGACGCTCAAGGGTTTACCCAGGCGGCTCGAAAAATGGACATTCCGGTTTCTATTTTAAGTAAACGTGTCGCGCGCTTAGAAGACGATCTTGGAGTTCGATTGTTTCAGCGATCCACTCGAGCTGTTTCCTTGACCGAAGAAGGTAAAACTCTCATTCCTCAAGCGCGTCGCCTGCTAGGGGACATTCGCGAGATGGAAGAGCAGTTTTCTGAAGGTGATGAACTTAAAGGTCCCATCCGAATGACAATGCCATGGGGTTTAACACAAGGCCCAGTCGCTAAAATTCTGACTGATTTCCGAAAAGAAAATCCCGGCGTGGAAGTGGACGTTCACTTTAGTGACACTTACGAGCGTTTGGTAGAATCCGGATTTGATTTGGCGATTCGTTTTTCAACTCTTGAGGACTCTTCGATGATTGCCCGCAGGCTGGGGCCCAACTATCTTAAAATGGTAGCAACCGCTGCTTATTTAAAGCAAAACGGTATTCCGAAAACAGTGAAGGACTTAAAAGAACATCCACTGTTAATGATCGGTGTTCATCGTCATCGTAAATTTATGAAGTCAGGATTGTCGCTGAATGAAATTGCCAACGCCTCTTCAGTAATTTCCAATAACGGCTTATTTTTAACAGACATTGCAAAAGCAGGCGGGGGGATTGCCATCCGCTCGCATTGGGATATCGCCGAAGCCATCCGCAGAAAAGATTTGGTGGAGGTTGTTATTAACGATCGATTGGAATCAGGCAATGATGCCTATATCGTCACACCATCGAATCGTTATATGTCGAAACGTGTTCGTGCCTTGATGGATACGCTCGTTAAAGAATTTCCGAAATTTCTTAAAGAATAA
- the odhB gene encoding 2-oxoglutarate dehydrogenase complex dihydrolipoyllysine-residue succinyltransferase, whose product MKQEIKVPAVGESITEATIGSWTKKSGDFVKRNDVLMLLETDKASVEVVAENDGVLTILPGNEAGATVLIGATVATLDTDAKAGASAPAPAAGATPPPPPAAPAAQTSASPAQAQQAAASESNPNLSPAVQRIVRENLIDPNQVQGTGKDGRLTKGDVLAATPGTANQAAPAAPAPAAAPSAPTPAAAPAPAKPAAAPTVVPVATGPSKQGDKKLVAMTTIRKRISEKLKEAQNTAALLTTFNEIDMTKVMELRAKYKDKFKEKYGLNLGFNGFFVKASVEALKAFPAVNAWIVGTDIEYHNYYNIGIAVSTEKGLMVPNVKDADTLSLAGIELAIRDLATKGRDGKISPNDLGGGTFSITNGGVFGSLLSTPIVNFPQSAIMGLHKIQDRPMAVNGKVEIRPMMYVALTYDHRIIDGKEAVSFLVKIKELVEDPERLLLEV is encoded by the coding sequence ATGAAACAAGAGATTAAAGTTCCCGCAGTGGGCGAATCTATCACCGAGGCGACGATCGGCAGCTGGACTAAAAAATCTGGCGACTTCGTAAAGCGCAATGACGTATTGATGCTTCTTGAAACTGATAAAGCGAGCGTTGAAGTTGTCGCGGAAAACGACGGCGTTCTGACGATCCTTCCAGGTAACGAAGCTGGTGCCACTGTTTTGATCGGTGCTACAGTCGCAACTCTTGATACGGATGCAAAAGCAGGCGCATCGGCTCCGGCTCCTGCGGCAGGTGCAACTCCTCCTCCGCCTCCTGCAGCTCCAGCGGCTCAAACTTCTGCTTCTCCAGCGCAAGCTCAACAGGCAGCCGCTAGCGAATCAAATCCAAACCTTTCTCCAGCGGTTCAAAGAATCGTTCGTGAAAACTTAATCGATCCAAACCAAGTGCAAGGCACTGGTAAAGACGGTCGTTTGACGAAGGGGGATGTTCTTGCGGCAACTCCGGGCACGGCAAACCAAGCTGCTCCCGCGGCTCCAGCTCCTGCGGCAGCTCCTTCTGCACCGACGCCAGCGGCAGCTCCAGCTCCTGCTAAACCAGCAGCAGCTCCGACGGTAGTGCCGGTTGCAACGGGTCCTTCAAAACAAGGCGACAAAAAACTTGTTGCCATGACGACGATCCGCAAACGTATTTCTGAAAAATTGAAAGAAGCGCAAAACACTGCAGCGCTTTTGACAACTTTCAACGAAATCGACATGACGAAAGTTATGGAGCTTCGTGCGAAATACAAAGATAAGTTCAAAGAAAAATACGGCTTGAACCTTGGTTTCAATGGTTTCTTTGTGAAAGCCTCTGTCGAAGCGTTGAAAGCATTCCCAGCGGTAAACGCATGGATCGTGGGAACTGATATCGAATACCACAACTACTACAACATCGGTATCGCGGTATCGACGGAAAAAGGTCTAATGGTTCCAAATGTTAAAGACGCTGATACTTTGTCTTTGGCAGGTATCGAACTTGCGATCCGTGATTTAGCGACGAAAGGCCGCGATGGCAAAATCTCTCCAAATGATTTGGGTGGCGGCACATTCTCCATCACAAACGGCGGTGTATTCGGCTCATTGCTTTCCACTCCGATCGTAAACTTCCCTCAATCAGCAATCATGGGTTTGCATAAAATCCAAGATCGCCCGATGGCAGTAAATGGCAAAGTTGAAATCCGCCCAATGATGTACGTGGCGTTGACTTACGATCACAGAATCATCGACGGTAAAGAAGCCGTCAGCTTCCTTGTTAAGATCAAGGAGCTTGTAGAAGATCCAGAAAGACTTCTTCTAGAGGTTTAA
- a CDS encoding 2-oxoglutarate dehydrogenase E1 component produces the protein MNNNGINSSNLEYIEALYGDFKAKPETLAPEWRSFFEGVEFAQSGKFGMSDKELSVFQLIQAYRSQGHLEADLNPLYKPTASEALNLKTFGLGDKDLSAKFQIGAIVGKQNASLSEIIAHLQKAYCGKIALQASDAAAAEYKWLVQEFETPSFKLSVDEKKNVLASLTKAETLEKFVHTRYVGTKRFSVEGADSILPMMDTLVDRGSQAGIKEIHMGMAHRGRVNMLVNFFGKSEEYVFGDFNGPLELEKPVEDFDGDVKYHLGYKAEKKAANGSTVKATLAYNPSHLETVNAVALGIARAAQDQNGGDRKSAVCVLVHGDAAFAGQGIIQETLQLAGVHSHTTGGTIHIIIDNQVGFTTGSKDTRSTRYASDPAKMTFTPVIHVNGDDVESCVRGMDIALRYRQQFNKDVVLNLICYRKYGHNEGDEPAFTQPLMYDLIKTHATVRELYAQKLAGENSVDQKTADGLYQGAMDRLQQIFEDTKKSPPKLKNFKFEGAWAGLRKGVEADADKPVNTGFDLTKLKQIGEKAASYPADFTPHPKLIKLLESRKDMASGKTPVDWGMGELLAYGSLLSEGKSVRLTGEDCVRGTFTHRHAGMYDVKTNKAFFPLADTNPKAKLLVAESILSEYGVMGYEYGYTVQDPNSLVMWEAQFGDFVNGAQIVIDQYIAAAESKWQQMSGLTLLLPHGYEGQGPEHSSARLERFLQSCALYNMQVCNLTTPAQIFHALRRQVVRDYRKPLVIMTPKSLLRHPKAVSPIEDLANGSFQPVLADTIEKSKVDTVVFVSGKFYYELLEEREKSKKENIALVRLEQIYPFPARQVAEVLKGYPNAKTLIWAQEEPKNMGAFQHVYFKFIEVVQKAGLQLRFEYAGRPEKASPAVGSIHRHKAEQADIIKSIFS, from the coding sequence GTGAACAACAATGGTATCAACAGCTCAAATCTTGAATACATTGAAGCCCTCTATGGTGACTTCAAAGCAAAACCTGAAACACTAGCTCCCGAGTGGAGAAGTTTTTTTGAAGGTGTTGAATTTGCTCAATCAGGCAAATTCGGAATGTCTGACAAAGAGCTTTCTGTTTTTCAGTTGATTCAAGCCTACCGTTCTCAAGGACATCTTGAAGCGGATTTGAACCCACTTTACAAACCAACCGCTAGCGAAGCATTGAATCTGAAAACTTTCGGTCTCGGCGACAAAGACTTGAGTGCGAAATTCCAGATCGGCGCTATCGTTGGCAAACAAAATGCCTCTTTGTCTGAGATCATCGCACACTTGCAAAAAGCTTATTGCGGTAAAATCGCACTTCAAGCTTCTGATGCAGCAGCTGCTGAATACAAATGGTTGGTGCAGGAGTTTGAAACTCCATCATTTAAGCTTTCCGTTGATGAAAAGAAAAACGTTTTAGCTTCTTTAACGAAAGCTGAAACTTTGGAAAAATTCGTTCACACACGTTACGTGGGAACAAAGCGCTTCTCTGTCGAGGGTGCTGATTCTATCTTGCCGATGATGGATACTTTGGTAGACCGTGGTTCTCAAGCAGGTATCAAAGAAATTCACATGGGTATGGCCCATCGTGGTCGTGTAAATATGCTGGTGAACTTCTTCGGCAAATCAGAGGAATACGTCTTCGGTGATTTCAACGGTCCATTGGAACTTGAAAAACCTGTCGAAGACTTCGACGGCGACGTAAAATATCACTTGGGTTATAAAGCTGAAAAGAAAGCGGCGAACGGTTCTACTGTTAAGGCCACTTTGGCTTACAACCCTTCTCACTTGGAAACTGTGAATGCAGTGGCGTTGGGTATTGCTCGCGCAGCTCAAGACCAAAACGGGGGCGACAGAAAATCTGCTGTCTGCGTTTTAGTTCATGGTGATGCGGCTTTCGCAGGTCAAGGTATCATCCAAGAGACTTTGCAATTGGCTGGCGTTCATTCGCACACAACAGGTGGTACGATCCATATCATCATCGACAACCAAGTTGGCTTCACTACAGGCTCTAAAGATACACGTTCCACTCGCTATGCCTCTGATCCCGCTAAAATGACGTTCACTCCAGTGATCCACGTGAACGGCGATGATGTTGAGTCATGCGTTCGTGGTATGGATATCGCTCTTCGCTATCGTCAACAGTTCAATAAAGACGTTGTTCTAAATTTAATTTGCTACCGTAAGTACGGTCACAACGAAGGTGACGAACCAGCATTCACTCAACCTTTGATGTACGATCTGATCAAAACTCACGCAACGGTGCGTGAACTTTATGCTCAAAAATTGGCCGGCGAAAACTCTGTTGATCAGAAAACGGCCGACGGCCTTTACCAAGGCGCGATGGATCGCTTGCAACAAATTTTTGAAGACACGAAAAAGTCTCCACCGAAGCTTAAAAACTTTAAGTTCGAAGGCGCTTGGGCAGGTCTTCGTAAAGGTGTCGAAGCAGATGCTGATAAGCCAGTGAACACGGGCTTTGACTTAACAAAATTGAAACAGATTGGCGAAAAAGCAGCGTCTTATCCTGCTGACTTTACTCCGCACCCAAAATTGATCAAGCTTTTGGAAAGCCGTAAAGATATGGCTTCTGGCAAAACTCCGGTTGATTGGGGTATGGGCGAGCTTTTGGCTTACGGCTCTTTGCTATCTGAAGGTAAATCAGTTCGTTTGACAGGTGAAGACTGCGTTCGCGGTACTTTCACTCACCGCCATGCGGGTATGTACGATGTAAAAACAAACAAAGCATTCTTCCCTCTGGCTGATACAAATCCGAAAGCAAAACTTTTGGTGGCAGAGTCTATTCTGTCTGAGTACGGCGTGATGGGTTACGAATACGGTTACACAGTTCAAGATCCAAATTCTTTGGTTATGTGGGAAGCTCAGTTCGGTGACTTCGTCAATGGCGCACAAATCGTGATTGACCAATACATCGCTGCTGCTGAATCCAAATGGCAACAAATGTCAGGTTTGACGTTGTTACTTCCGCACGGTTACGAAGGCCAAGGGCCAGAGCACAGCTCGGCACGTCTTGAGCGCTTCTTGCAAAGCTGCGCTTTGTACAACATGCAAGTGTGCAACCTAACGACGCCTGCACAGATCTTCCATGCGCTTCGTCGCCAAGTGGTTCGCGATTACAGAAAACCGCTTGTAATCATGACGCCGAAATCTTTGTTGAGACATCCAAAAGCTGTTTCACCAATCGAAGATTTGGCAAATGGTTCTTTCCAACCGGTTCTTGCAGATACAATTGAAAAATCCAAAGTCGATACAGTGGTATTTGTTTCCGGTAAGTTCTATTACGAACTTTTGGAAGAAAGAGAAAAATCTAAAAAGGAAAACATCGCTCTGGTTCGTCTTGAGCAGATCTATCCATTCCCTGCTCGTCAAGTGGCTGAAGTGCTTAAGGGTTACCCTAACGCTAAGACACTTATCTGGGCCCAGGAAGAGCCAAAAAACATGGGTGCATTCCAACATGTTTACTTCAAGTTCATTGAAGTGGTTCAAAAAGCTGGATTGCAACTTCGCTTTGAGTACGCGGGTCGACCTGAAAAGGCTTCCCCAGCGGTGGGCTCAATCCACAGACACAAAGCGGAACAAGCAGACATTATTAAAAGCATCTTTAGCTAA
- the gpmA gene encoding 2,3-diphosphoglycerate-dependent phosphoglycerate mutase produces MYKLVLIRHGESVWNQENRFTGWQDVDLSEKGRAEAAKGGKSLNDKGFKFDVAYTSVLKRAIKTLNFVLDEIDQVWLPVHKDWRLNERHYGALQGLNKSETAARHGEEQVKIWRRSYDVMPPAMENNDPRHPSHDPRYKNVPASLLPSTESLKETVARFLPLWNETIAPKIKTGQKVLIVAHGNSLRALMQHLENMTPDEIMGVNMPTGIPLVYELDKDLKVIGKEFVGDPDEVKAAMEAVANQGKAK; encoded by the coding sequence GTGTATAAGTTGGTGCTAATTAGACACGGTGAGAGTGTTTGGAATCAAGAGAATCGCTTCACAGGTTGGCAAGACGTTGATCTTTCCGAAAAAGGTCGTGCCGAAGCTGCAAAAGGAGGCAAATCCCTCAACGACAAAGGCTTCAAATTTGACGTGGCCTATACTAGCGTTCTTAAACGTGCGATCAAAACCCTCAATTTCGTTTTGGACGAGATCGATCAAGTGTGGCTTCCTGTCCACAAAGATTGGCGCTTGAATGAACGCCACTATGGCGCACTTCAAGGTCTTAACAAGTCTGAAACTGCGGCCCGTCATGGCGAAGAGCAAGTTAAGATCTGGCGTCGTAGCTACGATGTTATGCCACCTGCTATGGAAAACAATGATCCACGTCATCCTTCGCACGATCCGCGCTACAAAAATGTGCCCGCAAGCCTTTTGCCTAGCACGGAATCCCTAAAAGAGACGGTGGCTCGCTTCCTGCCACTTTGGAACGAAACTATTGCTCCTAAAATTAAAACGGGCCAAAAAGTATTGATCGTGGCCCACGGCAACAGTTTGCGTGCATTAATGCAACATCTTGAAAACATGACACCCGACGAGATCATGGGCGTGAATATGCCAACGGGAATTCCCCTGGTCTATGAACTTGATAAAGATCTAAAAGTGATTGGCAAAGAGTTTGTCGGCGACCCAGACGAAGTAAAGGCAGCTATGGAAGCTGTCGCAAATCAGGGTAAAGCCAAGTAG